ATTACATCAAGCAGTTGCTGTGCAACCGCATGATGCTCGGCGTGTTCTTCGGTCAATACTTCCTGAACACCATTACGTGGTTCTTCCTGACCTGGTTCCCTATTTACCTGGTGCAGGAAAAGGGCATGTCGATTCTGAAAGTGGGGTTTGTCGCCTCGATTCCGGCACTGTGCGGTTTTGCCGGTGGCGTGCTGGGCGGCCTGTTCTCTGATTATCTGATTAAACGTGGCTCCACCCTGACCGTGGCGCGTAAAGTGCCTATTGTGTTGGGGATGTTACTGGCGTCCAGCATCATTCTGTGTAACTACACCGATAGCACCCCACTGGTGGTGGCGCTGATGGCGCTGGCCTTCTTCGGTAAAGGGTTTGGTGCGCTGGGTTGGCCGGTTATCTCCGACGTTGCGCCAAAAGAGATTGTTGGCCTGTGCGGTGGAGTGTTCAACGTATTTGGTAACGTGGCTTCTATCGCGACGCCGCTGGTCATCGGATACATGGTTAAAGAGTTGCATTCTTTCAACGGTGCGTTGGTATTCGTCGGCTGTTCAGCGCTGATGATGATGATCTGCTACCTGTTCGTGGTCGGCGATATCAAACGTATGGAACTGAAGAAATAAGCAACAACTCATTTAAGGTACAAAAGATGAATAACGATATCTTCCCAAACAAATTCAAAGCCGCGCTGGCGGCTCAACAGATTCAAATCGGTTGTTGGTCTGCGCTGGGTAGCCATATCAGCACGGAAGTTCTGGGCCTGGCAGGCTTTGACTGGCTGCTTATGGATGGCGAACACGCCCCTAACGACGTGCTCACTTTTGTACCGCAATTGATGGCGCTGAAAGGCAGTGTTAGCGCACCAGTCGTGCGCGTGCCGACCAACGACCCGGTTGTTATTAAGCGCCTGCTGGATATTGGTTTCTATAACTTCCTGATCCCGTTTGTCGAAACCGAAGAAGAAGCAGTGAACGCTGTAGCCGCGACGCGTTATCCGCCAGAAGGCATTCGCGGTGTTTCTGTTTCCCACCGTGCCAATATGTTTGGCACCGTGCCGGATTACTTCCGCCAGTCCAACGCCAATATCACCATTCTGGTACAGATCGAAAGCCAGGCGGGTGTCGATAATCTTGACGCGATCCTCGCAACCGACGGCGTAGACGGCGTGTTTGTTGGCCCGAGCGATCTCGCGGCAACGCTGGGATACATCGGTAACGCGGCGCACCCGGAAGTTCAGCGCACCATTCAGCATATTTTTGCCCGCGCCAAAGCGCACAACAAACCGAGCGGTATTCTGGCACCGGTTGAAGCGGACGCGCGTCGCTACCTCGAATGGGGCGCGACGGTGGTTGCGGTTGGCAGCGATTTGGGCGTGTTCCGTTCGGCGACGCAGAAACTGGCCGACACCTTTAAAAAATAAACAAACCACCATTACAGAGAGAGACGCAATTATGACGATGAAAGTTGGTTTCATTGGCCTGGGTATTATGGGTAAACCAATGAGTAAAAACCTCATTAAAGCAGGTTACTCACTGGTGGTCGTGGACCGTAACCAGGACTCGGTTGCTGAAGTGATTGCCGCAGGCGCTGAAACCGCGAGCAGCGCGAAAGCCGTTGCCGAGCAGTGCGATGTCATCATCACCATGCTGCCAAACTCCCCGCACGTCAAAGAAGTCGCGCTGGGCGAAGGCGGCATTATCGAAGGGGCGAAAGCCGGTACGGTGCTGATCGACATGAGTTCTATTGCGCCGCTGGCCAGCCGTGAAATCAGCGAAGCGCTGAAAGCGAAAGGCGTGGAAATGCTGGACGCGCCGGTGAGCGGCGGTGAACCGAAAGCCATCGACGGCACGTTGTCGGTGATGGTGGGCGGCGACAAAGCGATATTCGATAAATATTACGATTTGCTGAAAGCGATGGCTGGTTCTGTGGTGCACACCGGTGATATCGGCGCGGGTAACGTGACCAAGCTGGCAAACCAGGTGATCGTGGCGCTGAATATCGCTGCCATGTCTGAAGCGCTGACGCTGGCGACGAAAGCCGGTGTGAACCCGGATCTGGTATTCCAGGCGATCCGTGGTGGTCTGGCGGGCAGCACCGTGCTGGAAGCGAAAGCGCCAATGGTGATGGATCGCAACTTCAAACCGGGTTTCCGTATTGATCTGCATATCAAAGATCTGGCGAACGCGCTGGATACCTCTCACGGCGTGGGCGCGCAACTGCCGCTGACTGCCGCAGTGATGGAGATGATGCAGGCGCTGCGTGCTGACGGCCTGGGTACGGCCGACCACAGCGCGCTGGCGTGCTACTACGAGAAACTGGCGAAAATCGAAGTCACTCGTTAATAAGAAAGGGCGTTAACGCGCCCATGACGTTTTAGACATCCACCTCTTCAGGCCGCGAGTGGCCTGAAGGGTGACGTGCGCGGCTTGGTCAGGCTCACAACTATGAAAATCGTAATCGCCCCAGACTCTTACAAAGAAAGCCTGTCTGCGACAGAAGTTGCGCAGGCAATAGAAAAAGGATTTCGGGAAATTTTCCCCGATGCTCACTACGTTTCAGTTCCGGTCGCGGACGGCGGTGAAGGTACAGTTGAAGCCATGATAGCCGCCACGAAAGGAACCGTGCATTCCGCCAGGGTTATTGGCCCGCTGGGCGAACATGTCGACGCTTGCTGGGGAATGTCTGGTGACGGTAACACAGCCTTTATTGAAATGGCGGCGGCTAGCGGGCTGGCGCTGGTCCCTCCTGAATTACGCAACCCTTTGACTACCACTTCGCGCGGCACCGGGGAACTTATTCTGCACGCGCTGGAACAGGGGGCAACCAACATTATTATCGGTATCGGCGGTAGCGCAACGAATGACGGCGGCGCAGGCATGGTGCAGGCGTTGGGCGCCAGGCTGACCGATGCCAACGGCACAGAGATCGCCTACGGCGGCGGTCATCTGATGAGCCTGAACAATATTGATATTTCCGGGTTGGATCCGCGTCTGAAAAATTGCGCCATTCGCGTGGCCTGCGACGTCACTAACCCGCTGACGGGTGAGAAAGGCGCATCGCGCATTTTTGGCCCGCAGAAAGGCGCGACCGAAGCGATGATCGTCGAACTGGATCGTAACCTCAGCCATTTTGCGCAGGTGATCAAAAAAGATCTGCATGTCGATGTGCAAAACGTGCCGGGATCCGGTGCGGCAGGTGGCATGGGCGCGGCGCTGATGGCGTTTCTCGGCGCAGAGTTGCGCAGCGGCATTGAGATTGTCACCCAGGCACTGAACCTCGAAGAGCATATTCACGATTGCACGCTGGTGGTGACGGGCGAAGGCCGCATCGACAGCCAGAGTATTCACGGCAAAGTGCCGGTCGGCGTGGCGCACGTCGCCAAAAAATACCACAAGCCGGTGATCGGCATTGCGGGCAGTTTGACCACTGATGTTGGCGTAGTGCATCAGTATGGTATCGATGCGGTGTTCAGTGTGCTGACCAGCATCGGCACGCTGGAAGAGGCCTTTCGCGGGGCGTTTGACAATATTTACCGCGCGTCCCGCAATATCGCCGCCACCTTGCAGGTGGGAATGTTGACGGAAGGGTGACAGGCGCGTGCAAACCCACTATACTGCGCGCCGAAGCTGACCAGACAGTCGCCGCTTCGTCGTCGTCCTCTTCGGGGGAGACGGGCGGAGGGGAGGAAAGTCCGGGCTCCATAGGGCAGGGTGCCAGGTAACGCCTGGGAGGCGCAAGCCTACGACCAGTGCAACAGAGAGCAAACCGCCGATGGCCCGCGCAAGCGGGATCAGGTAAGGGTGAAAGGGTGCGGTAAGAGCGCACCGCGCGGCTGGCAACAGTTCGTGGCACGGTAAACTCCACCCGGAGCAAGGCCAAATAGGGGTTCACAAGGTACGGCCCGTACTGAACCCGGGTAGGCTGCTTGAGCCAGTGAGCGATTGCTGGCCTAGATGAATGACTGTCCAAGACAGAACCCGGCTTATCGGTCAGTTTCACTTTTTCAGGCAAAAACCCGCTTCGGCGGGTTTTTGCGTTTCTGCATCGCATGTCTGTCTTGTCTAATTTATAAACAATTAACCCATCACCCGGCTGGCGAAACGCGCTACCCTGTAAAACAGGTTTTGTCATCATCGCTACGGGAGTTGTTGCCGTCATGGAACAAAAATCAATCATTATTATCCAGGTGGGGAATGCCCCGGAGTCTATGCGCGAGGCGCATGGCGACATTCCACTCTGGTTTTGCCAGGTGCTCGGTTGCGAGCTGGATGACGTTGAAGTGGTTCGCGTTTTTGAAGGCGAAACGCTGCCTGCGCCGGATGCCCGCCGGGCGGCGATCATTACCGGCTCCTGGGCAATGGTTTCAGACAGGCTGCCGTGGAGCGAAAAAACCGCGGCGTGGATACGCGATGCGATGGCGATTGCGATGCCGCTGTTTGGCGTATGCTACGGCCACCAACTGATGTCCTGGGCGCTGGGCGGCGATGTGCAATACCACGAAAAAGGGCGCGAAGCCGGAACCCAAACCGTCTATTTAAATCCGGCCGCCGCCAGAGATCCGTTGCTTATGCATCTGAAAGAGAGCTTCCCCGCGCATCTGACCCACCGGCAAACCGTTACCCGCTTACCCATCGGCGCAACCGTGCTCGCTGCGTCGGTGCACGATCCCCACCAGATTGTGCGTTACGGGCCGCGTGCAGTCTCTGTGCAGTTCCACCCGGAAATGACGCCGGACATCGCCACCGATCTGTTAAGGCTTAATCGCCCACACATTGAAAAAGAAGGGGGTGATACCGACAGCCTGGTCGCCGGCGTGCTGCCCGCGCCAGGTGCGGCGGAAATCTTGCGGCGGTTTATGCAGGGGGTTTTCGAACAAAAAAGGGCTGTCGCTTCATTTGACGCAGGGCAGTAATATTGCCCCGGCGTATACCGGGGCGGCGGGTCAGGCGGCGGCTTCTTCCTCCGCCAGACGAATAACGGCTTCTGCGACAATAACTTCCAGTTCTGTCAGCATCTCTTCAAATCCGAACGACAAAGATGTCGCGTCGGGTACATCGTTGCTCGCTATGCGATCAAACGGGCTATGCATTGTGCGGATACTCATTTACTTCACCTGATAAAAAAATGACCCATCACACCGGTAAATCTATCAGCAAAGCACGCAGCGGCGTGTCGGCAACCAGTGTTATGTTAGCTTCATCACGAATAAAAGCGCCGTCACCGCAGGTAAGGGCTTCTTTCGCTTCGCAATGAGAGACGGCATGCACCGTCCCGTGAATGGACTGCAAGTAAGCTCGCGGCCCATGTATTTGAATTTGCAGCTCTTCGCCTTTATCCAGCTCGACATGATGCAGCCACACCTGCTGGCGCAGTTGCAAGCTGCCTTCGCTGCCATCGGGCGAGGCTAACAGTTGTTGGGACGCATCGGCAATCGTCATTTTCTGCACTAAAGGGTTTTCCCGCTCCGGGCAGGCATCCAGCCATAACTGCATGCGCGTTAACGGCTTGTCTTTGCTCAGATTATGCTCGCTGTAGCTGATACCTGGCTGGGTAGCAATTAACAACGCTTCGCCCGCTTTTGCCTGAACATGGTGCCCTTCACTGTCGCGATATTCCGCTTCGCCTTCCAGAATCAGATTCAGGATATCCACTTTCGGGTAGGTACGCGGCTGGAAGGAAGCCCCTGGCGCGAGCACTTCCTGGTTTAATACGCGCAGTGAGGCATAGCCCAGCAGGTTCGGGTCAAAGTAATGTCCAAAGGAAAAAGTGTAGCGGGCCTGAAGCCAGCCGAAGTCAGCTTGTCCGCATTGTTTCGCAGTACGGGTAGTAATCATAGTTGTTGACCTCTCTTTACTTAAAACAATGTTAAAGGGATGGACGCTGCATTGTTAGCCAGATATTCTGCCCGGTATGTTCAAATTTCCTGAATGAGAACAATCATGGCCAAAGAACGGGCGCTTACGCTGGAAGCACTGCGGGTGATGGATGCGATAGACCGGCGCGGCAGCTTTGCCGCCGCCGCAGATGAACTGGGGCGCGTACCTTCTGCCCTCAGCTACACCATGCAAAAACTTGAAGAAGAGCTGGATGTGGTGCTGTTTGACCGCTCTGGCCACCGGACGAAATTTACCAACGTCGGGCGCATGTTACTGGAGCGCGGCCGCGTGCTGCTGGAAGCCGCAGATAAACTGACGACGGATGCCGAAGCGCTGGCGCGCGGTTGGGAAACCCACCTGACGCTGGTCACCGAAGCACTGGTTCCCACGGTAGCGCTGTTTCCGCTGGTGGACAGGCTGGCAGCGAAGGCCACCACGCAATTGTCGATTATTACCGAAGTGCTGGCGGGAGCCTGGGAACGGCTCGAGCAGGGGCGGGCAGACATTGTCATCGCGCCGGATATGCATTTTCGTTCTTCTTCAGAAATTAACTCCCGCAAACTCTATTCGGTGATGAATGTCTACGTCGCCGCGCCGCAGCACCCTATTCACCAGGAGCCGGAACCGCTCTCGGAAGTGACGCGCGTGAAATATCGCGGTGTGGCGGTTGCTGATACTGCCCGCGAGCGCCCGGTGCTGACGGTGCAGTTGCTGGATAAGCAGCCAAGGCTGACGGTGAGCACCATTGAAGATAAACGTCAGGCATTGCTGGCGGGGTTAGGGGTGGCAACCATGCCTTACCCGCTGGTCGAGCAGGATATTGCCGACGGTCTCCTGCGCGTGGTGAGCCCGGAATATACCAGCCAGGTGGACATTATTATGGCCTGGCGTCGCGACAGCATGGGCGAAGGGAAATCATGGTGTTTGCGGGAAATTCCCAAACTGTTTGCCGGTAAATAAGATTCTGCTTCAGGGGAAGGTTTTCGGCTCCACGCCAAAGCAGTTCTCCTGCGGCGTTCCGCGCTGGCTATAAAACGCCAGCAATGCCAGCCAGCCAAACAGCGGGATGAACATCAGCAGCAGCCAGCGCCAGCTACGATTGGTGTCGTGCAGGCGACGCACCTGTACCGCCAGCGAAGGAACCAGCACCAGCAACGCATAAATCAGGCCGAAGATGTGCCAGACGATGATCCTGTCGATAACAGACAGCACACCGAAGAGAATGATGTTGACCAGGGTGAACATCCAGAACTCGCGGCGATGCGCGCGCCCCTTGAAGGTGGCGTAATTGCGCAGTACCTTAAAATACCAGTCCATTCTCAGCCTCGCTCAACGGTCAATCCGTTGTTTTCTAAACGATAACAGTAAGAATAGACGGCAAATTTACAAAGGGATAAATCAGGCGGGAAATTATTTGGGCGCGCTGTGACGCGCCCGAAAGATCAGGCAAAACGGCTATCGCGCCCGTGAGGCTCATCCAGATCCTGCCACGGCCCGATGGAGATAATCCCGGTCGGATTGATGGTTTTGTGGCTGCGGTAGTAGTGAGTGCGGATATGGGCGAAATCAACGGTTTCTGCAATTCCCGGCATCTGGTAGATGTCGCGCAGGAAGCCGTGCAGATTGAGATAGTCACTAATGCGATGCTTATCGCATTTGAAATGCGTTACGTACACCGGGTCAAAACGTACCAGCGTCGTCCATAAACGGATATCGGCCTCGGTCAGGCGATCGCCAGTCAGGTAACGGTGCCGGCCGAGGATCTGCTCAAGGCGCTCCAGCGACGTAAACACGTTGGTAACGGCTTCGTCGTAAGCCTGCTGGCTGGTGGCAAAACCGGCTTTATAGACGCCATTGTTCACGTTGTCGTAGATCCAGCTATTCAGCTCATCGATTTTTGCCCGCAGTTCCGACGGGTAGTAATCCCCGGCTTTTGCGCCCAGCCCGTCAAAGGCGGTGTTGAACATGCGGATAATCTCCGCCGATTCATTACTGACGATGGTGTGATTTTTTTTGTCCCACAGCACGGGAACGGTGACGCGGCCGGTATAGTGCGGGTCGGCGTGCAGATAAAGCTGGTAGAGAAATTCGTGTTGGTACAGCGTATCGCCCGTTGCCGCCGGGAAATCATCAGCAAATGTCCAGCCGTTTTCCAGCATCAGCGGGTTGACCACGGAGACCGGGATAAACGGCTCCAGGCCTTTCAGTTTTCGCAGGATCAGCGTGCGGTGCGCCCACGGGCAGGCGAGTGAAATATAAAGGTGGTATCTGTCCTTTTCGGCGGCAAATCCGCTTTCGCCAGAAGGACCGGGCGCGCCATCGGCAGTGAGCCAGTTGCGAAACGCGGATTCTGAACGTTTAAAGCGCCCACCGGTGGATTTGGTGTCATACCAGGTGTCGTGCCAGACGCCGTCAATTAATTGTCCCATTTTTGCTTTCTCCTTCTGAATAGCAAAAGCGAGGAGTAAAAACCCCTCGCTTTGGTGTCTTCAATCAGTATAGAGCGCTTACCATTTTTTATTCAGTACACGGTCGATGCTGAATGCGCCCGGACCGGTGATGCCCAGCAGCAGGTAGCCGCCAGCGATGGTCAGGTTTTTCATGAACATGATGGAGTTCGCGCCTTCCGCAAAGTTGTGGTGGAAGATAAACGCGGTCAGCAATGTAAAGCCCGCGGTGAACAGCGCTGTGGTGCGGGTCAGGAAACCGAAGAGGATCGCCAGACCGCCGCCAAACTCAAGCAGGATGGTCAGTGGCAGCATGAAGCCCGGCACGCCCATCGCTTCCATGTATTGCTGCGTTCCGGCATACGCGGTGATTTTGCCCCAGCCCGCTACGATAAACAGGATTGGCATCAGAATACGGGCAACCAGAAAACCAACATCTTCTAATTTTTTCATCTTTTTCTCCAGGGAACCACATTAGCGGTATTCAGTAAAATGTGTGCATAAACGGGCATATGCCGCGTGTCTGCTGTCGATGGAGAGGATAGTAATCGGGGCGAGAAAAGATTGTAAGCTAGGAAAACTGTCGAAATCTTTCAAAAAAACTGGGGAAGTGAAATGCAAACGGGCAACCCGAAAGGATTGCCCGTCTAAGCAAGCAGGTGACGCTTTAGCGTTGCGAATTCAGCGTGGTTTTGACCAGCCGCCACATGCTCCAGGTTGCGAAGCCGCGTTTGGCCCAGCGCACCAGCATGTTGGGATGGCGCACAGACCAGATAGCCATCGCGCTGCTGCCCACCAGCGCCCACGAGCGCAGGCTTAACAGGGTATTCCAGCCGCGATCATAGGCACCTGTGGCTTCGAGCCAGTCACGGCGTCCTGCGGTGAGATCCAGCCGCTGTTGCTGGATCTCGCTGAGCAAATGCGCTTTACGCTTCAGACGTTCCGCTTTGTTGCTCACGATTTATCATCCTCCAGCAAGGCGCGGTCATTCGTCAGCTCCTGACGAGTATGACGCAGCAGCGTAGATGCCCGCGCTTTTCGCAGTGTCGATATGCCGCTTATCAATGCCAGCACTAACAACACTACGGTGGTTGCAATCATCGCGTTCAGGCGATATTGCGGATCGATGGCCCAGATTATCAGCACCATCAGACTCATCAGGCCAAATGCGGCAAAAAGCATGGTCAGCCCCACCATCAGGAGCAGCTGGAATAAGTTGGCTTTCTCTTCTTCCAGCTCAACAACCGCCAGCCGCAGGCGGGTCTCAACCATTTCTACCAGGATGGTCAGAATACGCTGACCGATCCCCAGCGCGCTTTTGCCAGGCCCCTGCGCGTGTCGTGAATCTGCCATCTTAGCGACGCGACAACAGAACGCCTAACATCACGCCAAGCGCAGCACCAATGCCGACGCTGGCCCACGGGTTCTCGCGCACGTACTCATCAGTACGGGCCGCCGCTTCGCGGGTTTGACGGGCGAGGGCGTCGCCGGTTTCCCCAAGGCGATGACGGCTGTCGCGCAGCGCCTGCTCGGCTTTGGTGCGCAACTTGCTCAGCTCTTCTTTCGATTTTTCACCAGAATTACCCAGCACTTCTTCCAGGGTGTCCGCCAGGGATTTCAACTCAGCGCGCAGATGGTCAGCATTATCTTTCGACATAGTTCTCTCCAGGTGAGTGAGTGGTCATTTCCATTAAATCAGTAGTCACGAGCCTCGAGCGCTTTCAGCTCCTGCTGGGCTTCTTTCAGCTTGTGTTCACGCTTGCTTATCTTATCCGCATCGCCTTTTTGCTTTGCTTCGGCCAGGTCATGGCGGCGCTCGGCAATCTCTTCTTTCTGCTCGGCGATTTTTTTCTGATGAGCGGCACGCAGCTTGCTGTCAGAGCAGTTAGCGCGCACTTCGCGCAAAGCTTTGTTCAGACCCTCAATGCGGCTTTGATTGTTATGCTTTTCGGCATAGCTAATCTCCCGCTGGATCTCATGCTCTTTTTCCTGACAAAGCGTAGCAGCATGAGAGACAGCGCTGAGAGAAAAAAGGGCCAGCGCCAGTGCGATGCGGTTTTTCATAATCGATAACCTTCCGTTGTTGGCCAGCGAAACGGTGGTTACGCCAGCATCCAGTTACATAAAGTGAACCCTGGTTCCGTTACTCAAGCATAGTTAAGTAACGGATAAACACCAAAGTGAGTGAAAAGATTCAGAATCCAGGAAGGATTAGCCGAATCGATGCGTGCTGTTACGCAGGCGTGTCAGCCACGCGGAGGTTTGGTTGTCATCATCATCCTGGGCGGCAATGATATAACCGTGAGGCAAGGTTCGATCCAGCACGACTTTCGCCGCGGCGCTCTGCGCGCTGGATTCGAATTTAATCAGTAACGTATCGTTTTGCGGTGTAATGCTTTTAAAGTGAATGCCGTTGGCATCCAGATGATGCCAGATGGAGAAACCATCCGGCACGCTGACATTCTGGCTAAGGGGGCGAATAGCAAGGGTTGATTCGCGGTTTTGCAGGGTCGTCCAGGTAAAAAGCATCACGCTGAAAAAAGCCATCGCAGCGATGCCCATCAGTAACCAGCGCAGTAAAGGACGATGCAACTCCATGGTCTTAACCTCGATTGCTCTGTTTTTTCTTCCACAGCACCACCAGTGAGCCAACCAGGCCAATCACCAGCAGCACCACCGGAAGCAGCATCAGGCATGACATCAGGGCATCTTCATATTTCAGAAATACCGGTGTCTTACCCAACAGATAGCCCAGCGTGGTCAGAATCACTACCCACAGCAGGCCGCTCATCCAGTTGAAAAACTGGAAACGTGTATTACTGAGACCTGAAAGCCCGGCAATCGTTGGCAGCAAGGTACGAACGAAAGCAATAAAACGACCAATCAACAGTGCCGACAGCCCATGTTTATGAAACAGGTGGTGCGCACGTTGGTGATAATGAGCCGGCAGATGCGACAGCCATTTCTGTACCAGCCGCGTATTGCCCAGCCATCGCCCCTGGATGTAACTCAGCCAGCAACCCGTGCTTGCCGCGACAGTGAGCAAAATAATGGTCTGCGGATAGCCCAGCGCGCCTTTGGCAATCAACACACCAACCAGCACCAACAGGCTATCGCCGGGGAGAAACGCCGCCGGGAGCAGGCCGTTTTCCAGAAATAAAATGACAAACAAAACAAAATAAAGCATGCCGATCATGCCGGGATGGGCCAGCGTCTCAAAGTCCTGGCTCCAGAGGGCGTGAAGTAATTGGCTTAAAAGTTCCATTCGGTGTTCCTGGTACATCGGTTTACGTCACGTCTGCTACGTACAGAACAGCACGGCGATAAGTTCTCATACATTATGGTCGCTCGTGGCACATCCGGGTGCAGCGGTAATCCTGGTTAGAGACGCTGTGAGCAAGCGCTAACTCACACAGTAGCGAAATGCATCCAATTGTAACAAAGGCTGAGGTTATACGTCAGTCAGAAAAGCGCTAAGAAGTGATTTTGCTTGTCGGAAGAAAGGGTGGCGAGGGTATTTACACAGGCTGACATTTTATACTATTCACTGACCCAATATTGAGACAGGCGCAGCGTAAGTGTGCGCCTTATGAAGCTTTTTACTTGGTGCCGGTTGCGGCTGTATCAAGATGAACGACCGGGTTCTCCGCAAACAAATAGCGATCGGCGTTGAATTCAAAGTCATCGCTGGTTTCGTTAAATAACATCTGTTTGGTATTTTCCAGATGTTGCCACATCGCCACTTTAGCGGCGTGGGGATCTTTACGAATTAAGGCCTTGAGGATCTGGTCGTGATCGTCACACCAGTTGTCGACGGTACGTAAATCAATATGGTCGTGCAGTTTTTTCCAGTACGGGTTGTGCACGCGCTGTGTCCACATCTTCTCGACAATAGCCGCCAGGGCGGTGTTTTGCGTAGCCAGCGCGACCTGCACGTGGAACTGCAAATCCCATTCAGAATCGCGGAAGCACTTCTCTTTGCGGGCGTTATCCTGAATCTCCATCAACTTCATGATGTCCTGCTTCGTCACCTGCGTGGCGGCGAATTCGGCGATATTACTTTCGATAAGCTGACGCGCCTGCAACAGTTCGAACGGGCCGTAATTGGCGAATTCAAGGTTTTCATCCGGGACCTGAGTGTGCCGCGCCTGACTGGAAATCACATGGATGCCGGAACCTTTGCGAACTTCCACATACCCTTCCACTTCAAGCATGATGATGGCTTCACGAACCACAGTCCGGCTGACGCTTTTTTCATCGGCGATAAAGCGCTCGGCGGGCAGCTTGTCCCCGACAAGATAGACGCCTTGCTCAATTCGGCTTTTAAGCTCGGCGGCAAGTTGCTGATACAAACGTCGTGTCTCGGAGATTTCCATATGTGAGCTCCAGGAAGAGAAAGGCAATAATAGATTTGTTATACCACTTTTACCGCGATCCCACCATCTTCGGGTATGAAAAAGCCGCCCTGAGGCGGCTTTAAATAGTTATAAAATCGTGGCCTAGCTTTGCGCGGCCGGGTCGCCCACCGAGTGACTGACCACCTCTTCGGCCGTCTGGTTTTTCAGTACTGTCCAGATCAGCACTGCGCCCATCAGGTCAAACAGCGCCAGTACGGCGAACAGCGGGCTGAAGCCGATAGTGTCAGCCAGCGCACCGACAACCAGTGCAAACATGGTAC
The nucleotide sequence above comes from Kosakonia sp. H02. Encoded proteins:
- the garL gene encoding 2-dehydro-3-deoxyglucarate aldolase, which produces MNNDIFPNKFKAALAAQQIQIGCWSALGSHISTEVLGLAGFDWLLMDGEHAPNDVLTFVPQLMALKGSVSAPVVRVPTNDPVVIKRLLDIGFYNFLIPFVETEEEAVNAVAATRYPPEGIRGVSVSHRANMFGTVPDYFRQSNANITILVQIESQAGVDNLDAILATDGVDGVFVGPSDLAATLGYIGNAAHPEVQRTIQHIFARAKAHNKPSGILAPVEADARRYLEWGATVVAVGSDLGVFRSATQKLADTFKK
- the garR gene encoding 2-hydroxy-3-oxopropionate reductase, yielding MTMKVGFIGLGIMGKPMSKNLIKAGYSLVVVDRNQDSVAEVIAAGAETASSAKAVAEQCDVIITMLPNSPHVKEVALGEGGIIEGAKAGTVLIDMSSIAPLASREISEALKAKGVEMLDAPVSGGEPKAIDGTLSVMVGGDKAIFDKYYDLLKAMAGSVVHTGDIGAGNVTKLANQVIVALNIAAMSEALTLATKAGVNPDLVFQAIRGGLAGSTVLEAKAPMVMDRNFKPGFRIDLHIKDLANALDTSHGVGAQLPLTAAVMEMMQALRADGLGTADHSALACYYEKLAKIEVTR
- the garK gene encoding glycerate 2-kinase — translated: MKIVIAPDSYKESLSATEVAQAIEKGFREIFPDAHYVSVPVADGGEGTVEAMIAATKGTVHSARVIGPLGEHVDACWGMSGDGNTAFIEMAAASGLALVPPELRNPLTTTSRGTGELILHALEQGATNIIIGIGGSATNDGGAGMVQALGARLTDANGTEIAYGGGHLMSLNNIDISGLDPRLKNCAIRVACDVTNPLTGEKGASRIFGPQKGATEAMIVELDRNLSHFAQVIKKDLHVDVQNVPGSGAAGGMGAALMAFLGAELRSGIEIVTQALNLEEHIHDCTLVVTGEGRIDSQSIHGKVPVGVAHVAKKYHKPVIGIAGSLTTDVGVVHQYGIDAVFSVLTSIGTLEEAFRGAFDNIYRASRNIAATLQVGMLTEG
- a CDS encoding glutamine amidotransferase is translated as MEQKSIIIIQVGNAPESMREAHGDIPLWFCQVLGCELDDVEVVRVFEGETLPAPDARRAAIITGSWAMVSDRLPWSEKTAAWIRDAMAIAMPLFGVCYGHQLMSWALGGDVQYHEKGREAGTQTVYLNPAAARDPLLMHLKESFPAHLTHRQTVTRLPIGATVLAASVHDPHQIVRYGPRAVSVQFHPEMTPDIATDLLRLNRPHIEKEGGDTDSLVAGVLPAPGAAEILRRFMQGVFEQKRAVASFDAGQ
- a CDS encoding pirin family protein, with the protein product MITTRTAKQCGQADFGWLQARYTFSFGHYFDPNLLGYASLRVLNQEVLAPGASFQPRTYPKVDILNLILEGEAEYRDSEGHHVQAKAGEALLIATQPGISYSEHNLSKDKPLTRMQLWLDACPERENPLVQKMTIADASQQLLASPDGSEGSLQLRQQVWLHHVELDKGEELQIQIHGPRAYLQSIHGTVHAVSHCEAKEALTCGDGAFIRDEANITLVADTPLRALLIDLPV
- a CDS encoding LysR family transcriptional regulator, whose product is MAKERALTLEALRVMDAIDRRGSFAAAADELGRVPSALSYTMQKLEEELDVVLFDRSGHRTKFTNVGRMLLERGRVLLEAADKLTTDAEALARGWETHLTLVTEALVPTVALFPLVDRLAAKATTQLSIITEVLAGAWERLEQGRADIVIAPDMHFRSSSEINSRKLYSVMNVYVAAPQHPIHQEPEPLSEVTRVKYRGVAVADTARERPVLTVQLLDKQPRLTVSTIEDKRQALLAGLGVATMPYPLVEQDIADGLLRVVSPEYTSQVDIIMAWRRDSMGEGKSWCLREIPKLFAGK
- a CDS encoding DUF805 domain-containing protein — encoded protein: MDWYFKVLRNYATFKGRAHRREFWMFTLVNIILFGVLSVIDRIIVWHIFGLIYALLVLVPSLAVQVRRLHDTNRSWRWLLLMFIPLFGWLALLAFYSQRGTPQENCFGVEPKTFP
- a CDS encoding glutathione S-transferase family protein gives rise to the protein MGQLIDGVWHDTWYDTKSTGGRFKRSESAFRNWLTADGAPGPSGESGFAAEKDRYHLYISLACPWAHRTLILRKLKGLEPFIPVSVVNPLMLENGWTFADDFPAATGDTLYQHEFLYQLYLHADPHYTGRVTVPVLWDKKNHTIVSNESAEIIRMFNTAFDGLGAKAGDYYPSELRAKIDELNSWIYDNVNNGVYKAGFATSQQAYDEAVTNVFTSLERLEQILGRHRYLTGDRLTEADIRLWTTLVRFDPVYVTHFKCDKHRISDYLNLHGFLRDIYQMPGIAETVDFAHIRTHYYRSHKTINPTGIISIGPWQDLDEPHGRDSRFA
- a CDS encoding DoxX family protein; protein product: MKKLEDVGFLVARILMPILFIVAGWGKITAYAGTQQYMEAMGVPGFMLPLTILLEFGGGLAILFGFLTRTTALFTAGFTLLTAFIFHHNFAEGANSIMFMKNLTIAGGYLLLGITGPGAFSIDRVLNKKW
- a CDS encoding YqjK-like family protein; amino-acid sequence: MSNKAERLKRKAHLLSEIQQQRLDLTAGRRDWLEATGAYDRGWNTLLSLRSWALVGSSAMAIWSVRHPNMLVRWAKRGFATWSMWRLVKTTLNSQR